The DNA region CAGGAAGCCTCTCATGACTACCCCAGATCACCGGAAGCATTAAGCTCCTCTGGGCTCCTAGCGCACTTGGCAATTGCCATTTGGGGCCTAGATTTGCTTTTTCCTGTATATGTGGCCCTGCCTTCTTAACTAGAagagaagctccctgagggtgcTGTAGGGGCtagcttttccatttttccctttctccagaGCCCAGACCAGCCCCAAAGAAAACCAGTCACAAAGGAAGCCCTCCATAGGTGCTGAGGGGCAGGGACTTACAGGACCAGGCCTGGTCTTCATTCTGTCCTGGGATTTCCCCTAAAGACCCCTAAGGAAGGTTCTCCCCTTCAAGCCTTTCCTGTCTACCCCAGGATgagaacaaaggcaaaaaattctACAACAGAAGTGAGCCAAGGATCCTCTGCCCAGggccaggagatctgggttccaacTCAGCCATTAACCTGACAGATGACCTCTGATAAGTCCCTTCCCTAACTTAGGTCTCCATTCCTAGCTCTGATTTGGGATGATTACAGCTGGTTCCAAAGCTCCCTCTCCATTAAAAAGTCCTacctagctctaacattctgtgttctaagggccctcccagctcagacattctgtgttctaagggccctcccagctctgacataatgggttctaagggccctcccacctctgacattctgtgttctaagggccctcccagctcagacattctgtgttctaagggccctcccagctctgacatccagtgttctaagggccctcccagctctaacattctgtgttctaagggccctcccagctcagacattctgtgttctaagggccctcccagctcagacattctgtgttctaagggccctcccagctctaatattccatgttctaagggccctcccagctctaatattccatgttctaagggccctcccagctctgacattctgtgttctaaagcctctcccagctctgacattctgtattctaaggagCCTCACAGCTCTGACAGTCTGGTTTCTTCTACTACTGGCAAACTAAAGTCCCTCCCAatcctaaaattctatgactGTGATGCCAACCAGTGACTTGGCTCTGAACTGGCAGAGCTACTGAAATTCAGCTTGTGTGGCCCCACCCCCTGGCACTGCCAGAGATATTAATGCTTGCCAATAGCACAAAGGGCCCCCTCACCTTTCCTATTAAGGCCTAGATAGACTAGAGGCTAAATACTGGGAAAGGCCCTTGGACTCCTTggcccttcccacccccccaagtCCCTTACCCGGGGTCCCTTGGCAGGGCCCTTGGTGGGCAGTCCACTGGCACCAGCAGTGCCAAGCATCTTCTTATACATGGCAGTCTCTGTGTGCCTCTGGGCAGCATGCTTTTTCACCAGCTTTGAGAGCTCTGAATGAATAGTCTGTAAGGggaacagaggagagacagagaggaccaCCCCAAGGAGTGTTGGAGAGAGAGGCAGGTAGGAGGGAAGCAGATCCCAAGCCCTTGGAGAAGTAGAGTCTCAGTCTGCCAGTAATGAGAAATGAGGATGCAGGAGCTAGCCACTGGCTTCCTAAGAAACAACTAAGGACAAGACAAATGTCCTGGCTTGGCTTAATCACACCCCAGATGCCTCCTGTTGCCTCATGGACTCCTCCCCCCTTGGCATAATAAACAATGGGGGCAACGGTAAAATCTGTGAAGGTCAGAATAAGGAGAAAAGTGTTTCTGGATTTCCAGGAGGAGATAAAGAAAGCTACTCTGCCTCCCCCAAGCCCCCCAATATCTTCCTAGTCCTGAGAGCCCTGGGAAAAAGGACTAAAAGGAAGCTACCTGGACCAATTTAATTTCCTATAAAGTGAAGGATCAGATTTAAAGTGTTCAAAGATCTCTGGCACCTCTGATACTGTGAGTCCTGAGGGCCCTCCCAGTCCCAACATCCTGGGTTCTGGggatcctcccagctctgacattctgggttctaaggcagAGTAGCAAAGTCAGCCTCTTGGACTCTCAAGTTTGTTCTGAATCAgactgaaatgtaattgggaatgtttaacaaaataaataaaatgtaatccAACCTAGATAATGGTACTTTGTGGATCTGTTTCTATGTGAGTTTGATACCACCGGTCTAAGGCGCCTTCACTCACAAACTTAGAGACAGAATGGTCCTTcaaggctgtctagtccaacacCCCTCATGTCATGGATGAAGAACATGGAGGCTCAAGAGACAACTTGccctgcccagagtcactcaggaAGTAGGCGgcagaggccagattcaaacccaggtgctctggctccaaatcctccTTTCCCATCACTGCACTGAATTTTTCTAATGCCTTAGGGACTTATTTCCTAATAAGAAAAAAACTGGTGCCCATTGGGTCTTCACAGGACTGATTGCAGACTCTTAGGTCCTGGTCCTGGGCCATTAAATATCCAAGGCATGGCTGACACAGAGAGCAGTTAGTGCTTGGCCAAGGAGGAGGGCTCACGTGGCAAGAGGCCCAGGGGGAGCTCACCCCAGCCAAGGCCCAGCCATACCCCCTGCAGCATGGTGGCACAGCATTCTGCAGCCTGGACAAAAGGTCAAGGTCCCATGCTGGCCAGCACCGGACAAGAGGCAATGGAGGGGCACAGCAGGAAGACCCAGGGATGATTTGGTCTGGTGCAGAAGGACAAGGGCTCCCCCTGAACCTCAGCTTGCTGGGCAGATTCACTGAGAGATGGAACTGAGAGGGACCTTACAAGTCATCCAACCCAAGGCCCAGGGAggacaagtgatttgcccacagtcacaggaGCACGTAAGCGAAGGCAGGATCCGAACTCAGGCCCCTAACTTCACACGCAGAGCTCCTTCTGCGACTGCCCAGTGCCTCCCAGAAGAGAGGAGCTGCTGCCATGGGGGCAAAGAAGGAAAGGCAGGGGATCTGGCCCATCCCCAAACAATGGCTAGCCCTGGGGGTAAGAGTCCCCTCTCAGGATTAGACTGTCAGAGCACAGGGACCTCACAACTCATCTGAGACATCCTGGTCCCTGGGCTGGGCTAGGTAAAGGGAAGCAACACCTCTAAGGCAGTCCTCTCCATGAGGCCAGGCAGAGGCTATGGAAAAGGCTGGAAGACGAGGCATCTCCAGGTCTGAGACCCACCCGTCTCCCACCTGTCCCTGGCTCTCTCCAAAACGCTTAAGAACTTACCTTGTTGGAAGGTTCCAGTTTGAGGGCAGCTCTCAGGATGGGGATGGCCTCAGCATACTCACCTTGCTGTGCCAGCACCTACAGGAGGGCAGGGTAGGATTGATCAGTCCTCAAGGACATACTGAAACCCCACATCTACTGGGCCCCAAGCCTTGCTcaggcaagagaaagaaagggctttgtccctccccttccccaaaggaATGGAGCCTTTCACTGGGGAGACAAGGTTCTagacttcagcttcctcatctgtaaaatgaaagaaccaGACTACacctctaaggaccctcccaactctgaccccCTGTGTTCGAaggttctctgttctaagggccctctcagctctgacattctccattctaagctctctcccagctctgaaatcccatattctaagggccctctcagctctgatattctctattctaagggcctttccagctctgacatcccatgttctaagggtcctcccaatCCTGACACCTGCTAGTCTGTGACTCTCATTCCCGTAATAAGTGTGTAGGTACTCCAAAGGACACAGAATATGTGATCTGTGTGCCCTGGGCTGCCCTGAGGAAGCTAGAGGTTGACTTGGGGCAGGGCTGGCCAAGGCATCTGCTGGCCACCTTGGGCTCACCTTGCCCTTCCGGAACAGGGCCTTGATGTTATCTGGCTGGTGGCTGAGTGCCAGGCTGCAGGAGTTCAAGGCTGCACTGTAGTGGTCCAGCTTGAGCTGTGAGGCAGCCAGGTTGTTCAGACATTTCACCTTCAGTTCTAACAATTCTGCTTCCTCCTCTGGGCTCACATCAACTGGCATGGGGGTGCAAAGGAGTGTAAGGGGACATGACCCTTTACGCAGCCCACCCCAGCCCTTGGAAAGGTAGAGGGCCCAGCCTTGGCAAGATAGATTGGCATCAGGAATGGGGGGGGGTGCTACTGGAACCACCGAAAGGGCTCCAAGATCCAGGCCATGAAGGTCTCCATGGACATGGAAACTCCCTGAATGCTCAATCCCTTGGGGAAGCAGGGACAGAACCCAATGGCACCTTTGGAGCTGGCACTGATGGCCTTGAGCGCCAAGTCATAGGAGTTGGCAGCCAGGACAAAGTCGGCCCTCTGGTAGTGAGCATTTCCACACTCTCGCTTATGATCAGCAAGGGCGACTCGCTCTTGTCCACTCAGCAGCTCCAGGTCAGGCCCATCCACAGCTGTCAGCAGAGCCACCTCAAGGCGAAGGGTTGAGTTGGGAGGGATGGCAGGACTCCTATGAGGCCCCAGGGGCCAGGAAATCCAGGCATCTTAGAGGGCATTTGATACAACCTCTCCACCCAGCTCAGGGAGCCCCTCCACAGATTGCCCCAATGGAAGCAGGGGAGGGACAGGCTTCCAGGTCCTGTCTAAACTCCAGCTCTGACTCTAGGTGACCCACTTTCCCTCcccaggccttggtttccttatctggaaaaaggggatgagatcaggtctctgaggtcccttccagttgggACACTGAGTGATTCCTGACCAAGACAGTGTTTGCTCATTGGGCAGCTTGCCCTGTTAGAGAGACTCTCACTGTCTGATGAGGGACAGGCAGCATCAGCTTTCCTCTATCATCCAGTTACTAAAGgggagaaagaataaaggaacAGGAAGGGCAGAGCTCCTGGCCTCATGGACACTTTTCAGGAAGGAGATGCACAGTGACCCTGGTTGTTGCAGCTGGGAGAACCTGCCCCGCCCATCTGAGGAGTTGTCCAGAGCCTGCCAGGGAACGTTCAATTTCTCAGGAGGTCCTAGTAGGATGCCCCCggcaagggagagggaaaagagccCTAGTGAGGGAGGCAGGACGCCCATGAGCTCCTCTGTCTTCAATTCTCTATATGAACTGGATGGTGTCCCTCTCTGGATTTTAGTTATCCAACCTGCTAAGTAAACTAGATGTTTGTtaggggccctcccagctctgacagcctGGGTTCcgagggtcctcccagctctgacatcctgtgtcccAAGGCCCTCCCAGCACTGACACCCTGAgtcccaagggccctcccagctctgacaccctgagtcccaagggccctcccagctctgacaccctgggTCCCAAGGGCCCTCCCCGCTCTGACACCCTGGGTCCCAAgggccctccctgctctgacaccCTGGgtcccaagggccctcccagctgacATCCTGGgtcccaagggccctcccagctctgacaccctgggtcccaagggccctcccagctctgacaccctgggtcccaagggccctcccagctgacATCCTGGgtcccaagggccctcccagctctgacatcctgggtcccaagggccctcccagctctgacaccctgggtcccaagggccctcccagctctgacaccctgggtcccaagggccctcccagctctgacaccctgggtcccaagggccctcccagctctgacatcctgggtcccaaggccctcccagctctgacatcctgggtcccaagggccctcccagctctgacatcctgggtcccaagggccctcccagctctgacatcctgggtcccaaggccctcccagctctgacatcctgggtcccaaggccctcccagctctgacatcctgggtcccaagggccctcccagctctgacatcctgggtcccaaggccctcccagctctgacatcctgggtcccaagggccctcccagctctgacactctctaTTTAAAAATCCCTTGCAGCTCTTTAGATTCCATATCCTCTGCACTCTGGGCACCAGTTGCTGTCCCAGGCAGGTCAGTGCTCAgacctcctctcccccacctcacctGCCGTGAGATCCGTAGCAATATTTGGCATCTGCGATGATCAGGGCTGTCTCACCCACATTCATGAGCTGCACGCTCAGATCCAAAGCcttcagagacaaagaagaagcaACCCAGATCCCAGAGGATGAGTAAccaagtggggtggggagggagagaagcacATCTCGGGTCTACTTTAAGCCAGCGCCGTGTCAAGCATTTgacaaacattatctcacttgaccctcacaaccaccATGGGAGAGGTAGGCGCTCTTGTTATCTCCATCGTAACgctaaggaaagtgaggcaaacgggggaagtgacttccccagggtcacatgggcaGTAAGCATCTAAGCctggtcttcctagctccaggctgtgttctgtccactgtgccaccagctgcctcgaAGGGACGGTCCCACACCCCCAAAGGCAGGCTTTGCTCTCTGTGATCAGGGCCCTAAGCACCATCACCCGCCTCCCCTGCTCCACAGCACCTGGAGAAAGTCACAGTCTCCCAGGGTGAAGGTGAGGCTGGGCTGGTCTTCCACCTGTGTTCCATCGTCCTCAAGCGAGACCTTCAGCTGCACTGTCACATCCTGGCCCTTGCTGGGCCGCTTGGCCCCAGGTGGGCCAGCCACGAGGATCTTCTTTCTAAGCAGTCCATTACCTAGGAGGGAGATGAAGGGCCAGGAGACATCACATCAATTTTCAATTCAAGCTTGTATACTCCTTTGGTCTCCTCTGGATGTCAAGAGCCCAAGGGAGCCTCCCAGCATTGGGGGGCTCCCTAGGGATGAATCCACAGGAAGGTGCAGACCAGAATACCACAGAACAGGCTGTCATCGGTATCACTGGAAGAAATACTCACCTTACTGAAATACTGAAATCCCAAATCAATCAAGCCCTCGTGTaataaactcctactatgtgtcatgcacGGTGCTGAATGCTAGAGAACTACATTCGTGTCTGCAGAGCAAGTGTGATGCAGGAAGGTACAAAGGGGAGGTAGGAGGGCAATTATGATCTAGAACCACACTAGAAGGAAGGGGATTTGGCATCACATCTGGCcactctggccaaatcactttttttctctgggtttcattattttcatcagtCAAAAAGATGGGGGGTGGCCAAGGACATTAGATCAGACTGTCCACAAAATACCTTCCAACAACCAGAAAAAGCCTTTCACATCAGCACTAGGTGtgatggcaaaaaactggaaacaggggcagctaggtggcgcagtgagtagagtaccagccctggagtcaggaggacctgagttcaaatttggcctcagacacttgacacgcttactagcttgtgaccttgggcaagtcacttaaccccaattgccctgccccccccaaaaaaaaactggaaaaaaactcCATGTGCAATAacgggaatggctgaacaaatggtaGCATGTGGATGGCCAGAGAATGTCCCTGCCACCTCCTGGTGCTGGGGAAGCTGGATGCCCTTTATGGAAACCTCCCCCAGCTGCGACACCTCTTGCCTTCAGCCACCTGAATACAGCTGTCATGCCCTGGTCAGTTCTCCAGCTTAAACATCCCGAGTTCTTTTAACCAGTCCTGGATGCTCC from Trichosurus vulpecula isolate mTriVul1 chromosome 1, mTriVul1.pri, whole genome shotgun sequence includes:
- the FKBP8 gene encoding peptidyl-prolyl cis-trans isomerase FKBP8; its protein translation is MASKAAPPTADPGPVSPPPSGAAQLDSGEDFEVLDGTDEEEEEDDDDLSELPPLEDLGAAQNEGPTEPQPSTSEETGHSSPLQEEWMDILGNGLLRKKILVAGPPGAKRPSKGQDVTVQLKVSLEDDGTQVEDQPSLTFTLGDCDFLQALDLSVQLMNVGETALIIADAKYCYGSHGRSPAIPPNSTLRLEVALLTAVDGPDLELLSGQERVALADHKRECGNAHYQRADFVLAANSYDLALKAISASSKVDVSPEEEAELLELKVKCLNNLAASQLKLDHYSAALNSCSLALSHQPDNIKALFRKGKVLAQQGEYAEAIPILRAALKLEPSNKTIHSELSKLVKKHAAQRHTETAMYKKMLGTAGASGLPTKGPAKGPRSIPWKWLFGATAVALGGVALSVVIAARN